In Pristiophorus japonicus isolate sPriJap1 unplaced genomic scaffold, sPriJap1.hap1 HAP1_SCAFFOLD_467, whole genome shotgun sequence, one genomic interval encodes:
- the LOC139252422 gene encoding probable G-protein coupled receptor 139: IEFFPEQLIACLSSSHLTVSWSPVFSAKSHHHFSDRMRIPAVDYPFSWLPPVVQAGMIYYPIIAAVGIPANVVTIVILSRGKCGLSRCITRYLVAMSAADLLVIITDVILVRINDYYIPTTFLHITPVCSFLLALMRAVTDISVWLTIAFTFDRFVTICCQKLRAKYCTEKTASLVIGTVCLLFCIKNIPWFFIYVPYYTIDNVPWGCHEKPEYYTVTAWVTFGWINRCFTPLLPIFLILQLNALTVGYILAASRVRRRLRDSKKDVNHNDPEMENRRKSIILLFAISGNFILLWTTYVIYFLLMRITNQYYHTSFNHPMLVADYTSYMLLLLSCCTNTCIYAVTQTKFRDELKNGLKYPLRIIFNLVQERKVQSNSQQ; the protein is encoded by the exons atagaatttTTTCCTGAacagctaatagcttgtctgtcgag ctctcatctcacagtcagttggagccctgtgttcagtgccaagagtcatcatcacttctcggacagaatgagaATTCCGGCCGTCGActatccattttcctggttaccACCAGTTGTACAGGCAggaatgatttactatccgattatagcagccgtgggaatccccg ctaatgtggtgacgattgtgatcctgtcccggggaaagtgcggtctctccagatgtataactcgctacctggtggccatgtcaGCGgctgatctactggtcattatcactgatgtgatactggttcggattaatgattattatatcccgactaccttcctgcacatcacacctgtgtgttctttcctcctagcgctgatgcgtgcagtcaccgatatttctgtctggttaaccatcgctttcactttcgatcgttttgttaccatttgttgccagaagctgagggctaaatattgcaccgagaaaactgcatccctggttataggaaccgtgtgcctgctgttctgtataaaaaacatcccctggttctttatatatgtaccctactatacaatcgacaatgtaccctggggctgtcatgaaaaacccgagtattacactgtaactgcttgggtaacatTTGGCTGGATTAACCGCTGTTTTACCCCTCTGCTCCCAATATTcctcatactgcagctcaatgctctgactgtaggatacattttggcggccagcagagtccgcaggaggctgagggacagcaagaaagatgtgaatcacaatgatccggagatggagaaccgaaggaaatccatcatcttactcttcgctatatccggtaacttcatactgctctggacaacctatgtgatatatttcttattaatgcgAATTACAAACCAGTATTATCATACAAGTTTCAATCACCCGATGCTTGTTGCAGACTAtaccagctacatgctgctgcttttgagctgctgtacaaacacgtgtatttatgcagtaacccagactaaattcagagatgagctgaaaaatgggttgaagtatcctctgagaataatatttaatttagttcaggaaagaaaagttcagagcaattcccaacaaTAG